The region TGCCCAGGGCGGCCGGGTCGACCTGGAGGTCTGGTCCTTCGTGGCGGCCGACCTGCGCTGAGACGTCTTGCTGGTCAGAGCGATGGGGGAGGGCCCCTTCCTAGCGCTTTCGTATGGGAGGGGACCTTCCCCACACCCGTCAGCGAACGATGGCGTCGGAGGGTGGGGTGAACTGACGGACTGGTTTGTCCTTCAGCGCGTCTTTCAAGGTGAATGCGACGCTGTCGACAGGTTTGTTGGACTGCCCGTCACCCACGGCGTTGAACGGGTTGTCCGGGTCGGCGATGAAGCTGGCCGCCGCCAACTCCGGGGTGTAGCCCACGAACCAGGCCGACCGGGTGCTGTCGGTGGTACCGGTCTTGCCGGCCACCGGACGACCCACCGTGCCCCGTACGCTGTCGGCGGTCGACCAGCCGCCGCAGGAGCCCCGGGCCGGGGTGTCGCCGGTCGGGCAGCGGGCCGCGTCGGTGGCGGCACGGGCGGCGTCGGCACTCACCTCCTGGCGGCAACGCGGTTTCGCCGCTTCCCGTTCCAGGCCCGAGGCCGTCTTGTACATCGCGGGTGAACCGTTCGGATTGGTGATCGACAGCACCGGCAGCGCGTCGCAGTACTGCCCGTCGGCGGCGATCGCCGCGTAGGCGTTGGCCATCTCCAACGGGGTGGCATCGGAGACGCCGAGGGTGAACGCGCCCCACATCTTGGCGCGGTCGATCGAGGCCTGCCGCCGGTCCACCTCGGTACGCCAACGCAGGCCGAGCCGCTCGGCCAGCCGGACCGCCTGGTCCGCCCCCACCTTCTGTTCGAGCTGCACGAAGTAGGTGTTGACCGACTTGCCGAACCCGGACCACATGGCGTGGGTACCGGTCATCGCGCCGCTGGCGTTGGAGGGGCACCAGAATCCGCCGCAGTCGGTGGGGCCACCGCTGCCATCGGGATAGATGGTGGTGAACCGGTGTGGGGAGTTGAACGAGGTCGACAGGGGCATCCCGGCGTCGAGCGCGGCCAACATGGTGAACATCTTGAATGTCGAGCCCGCCTGGTAACCGGGTACGGTGCCACCACCGAGTAGCGGGGCCACGGTGTTGGGATAGTTGCCCTTCATCCGCTCCCGCAGCGCCGGGTTGGAGTGGGGCGCGTTCTCGCTCAGGTCCAGCGAGTAGTTCCGGTTCACCGACATCGCCTTGACCCGGCCGCTGCCGGGTTCGATGACGACCAGGCCGTGGGCGAACGGGCTGCCGATGGCCTCCCGGGACTGTATCTGCTGGTCGGCGATTTCCTGGATCTTCGGGTCGATGCTGGTGACGATCCGGTAGCCGCCTCGGCGGAGCTTGTCGATCCGTTCCAGCGGGTTGTCGCCGAACGCCGGTTGGGCGCTCCACCAGTTCTTCAGGTAGTCGCAGAAGAAGCCCCAGCTGTTGTACTTCTTCGGCAGCGCGGTGCAGTCGTTGGGCGGGTCGGTCAACTTGAGCCGGATGGGTTCGGCCTGTGCTGTCGCGGCGGCGTCCGGCGAGAGGTAGCCCATGTCCCGCATCCGGGAGATGACGTAGTTGCGGCGGTCGGTCGCGGCCTTCTGGTCGGAGCTGGCCGGGTCGTACTCGGAGGGGGACTTGACCAGCCCGGCGAGGGTGGCCGCCTCGACCGGGGTCAGTTCCTTGGGCGTCTTCGAGAAGAAGATCTCGGAGGCGGCGTAGATGCCGTACGCCCGGTGCCCGAAGTACGCGGAGTTGAGATAGCGCTCCAGGATCTCCTGCTTGGTCAGCTGCTTCTCCAGGTCGAGTGCCAACCGCATTTCACGGATCTTGCGGACCGCGGTCTGCTCGGTGGCCTGCTGCACCTCGATCGGGGACTTGGCGTTGTCCCGGGAGGCCATCCGGACGTACTGCATGGTCAGCGTCGACGCGCCCTGGGACACCCCGCCGGCCTGCTGGTTGGCGACGAAGGCCCGCAGCGCACCCTTCGGGTCGACCCCGTTGTGCTTGTAGAAGCGGGAGTCCTCGGATGCCACGATCGCCTGCTGGATGTTCGGTGACATGTCCTCAAGTCGGGTGTACTTCCGATGCTCCTCATAGAAGGCCGTGAGTAGGGTTTTGTTGTCCGACGCGTAGACGTACGTGGTCTGTGCCGGTGCCGAGTCCTGTAACGCGCTGGTCTTGACCCCAATGGCGTCGGCACCGGCCTTGGTGGTGAGGCCGACGATGGCTACCAGCGGGTAAGCCGCGACGGCGACGACGACGCCGGCGATGAGCCCGGCGCGGAGTAGCGGAGTGAGCCGCCCCATGGCGGAAAACGGAGACTTTTTCACTCCATCAAGCTATGACATACACCCATTTGGGTTGACAAAGATTCACGAAACTTTCTCGCGAAATCTGGGTGTCCGGGACCCGGACGTCTGGGCCGGCCGGCGTACCGAGCAGGATCGCCAGCATGTACGCGCAGCCATACCCGCCCCCGACGGCGGCAACCATCGACGAGGACCCGGATCAGCGCGAGGACCGTGGCCAGGGTGAGGACCCCGGCCAGCGCGAGGACCCCGGCCAGCGCGAGGACCCCGGCCAGCGCGAGGACCCCGGCCAGCGCGAGGACCCCGGTCGACATGAGGACCTCGGCCACCACGGGGACGTCGAGGTTGTGCCGGGCCTGGTCGACCTGGCGGTGAACGTACGTCGGGGTCCGATGCCGGAGTGGCTCCGCGAGCCGATCACCGCCGCCCTGGACGAGCTGGCGGCCTACCCCGACCCGGCCCCGACCCGGGCCGCGGTCGCCGCCCGGCATCGGCGACCCGCCGACGAGGTGTTGCTCACCTCGGGGGCCGCCGAGGGGTTCGTCCTGCTGGCTCAGGCGCTGCGCGGGGCCCGGCGGCCGGTGGTGGTGCACCCCCAGTTCACCGAACCGGAGGCCGCACTGCGCGCGGCCGGCCATCGGGTCGAGCGGGTCCTGCTGCCGGCGGAGACCGGCTTCCGGCTGGACCCCACCCTGGTACCGGCCGACGCCGATCTCGTCTTCGTGGGCAACCCCACCAACCCGACCTCGGTACTGCACCCGGCCGAGGTGCTCACCGCCCTTGCCCGACCGGGTCGGGTCCTCGTCGTCGACGAGGCGTTCGCCGACACCACCATCGCACCGGGCGTACCGGGTGAGCCCGAGTCACTGGCCACCCGACGGGACGTACCGGGCCTGGTGGTGGTGCGCAGCCTCACCAAGACCTGGGGGTTGGCCGGACTGCGGATCGGCTACCTGCTTGGCCCAGCCCAACTGCTCGCGCGGCTGGCCGCCGTACAGCCGTTGTGGGCGGTCTCCACCCCGGCGCTGGCCGCCGCCACCGCCTGCGCGACCCCGCATGCGGTCGCCGCCGAACGCGAGATCGCCACCCGGCTCGCCGAGGACCGCGCCCACCTGGTCGCCCGGCTGACCGCGCTTTCCGGCGTCCAGGTCGCGGGCACGCCGGCCAGCGCCTTCGTCCTGGTACGCCTCGCTGGTGCCACCGCCGTCCGGCTGGCGCTACGGGAGCACGGCTACGCGGTACGACGGGGCGACACCTTCCCTGGCCTGGGCCCGGACTGGCTCCGGGTGGCGGTACGGGACACTGCCACCACTGACGCGTTCGTCGACGCGTTGGCGAACATCCTGGAGGTCTGATGCTGACAACCACCCTGGCGGCGATCCGGCCGCTCGACGAGGAGGCGATGGCGAGCGCCCGCGCGCTGCACGGCCGGTTGACCAAACCGGCCGGCTCGCTGGGTGCCCTGGAGGAGCTGTCCGTACGGCTCGCCGGGCTGGCCGGGAGCTGCCCACCGCCGCTGCCGGAATCCGCCGCAGTGGCGGTCTTCGCCGGTGACCACGGGGTACACGCCCAGGGAGTGACCCCCTGGCCGCAGGAGGTCACCGCACAGATGGTCGGCAACTTCCTGGCCGGCGGGGCGGTGGTCAACGCGTTCGCCCGACAGATGGGCGCGTCGGTCACCGTGGTCGACGTGGGCGTGGCGGGCGTCCTGCCGGAGCTGGACCATCGGGATCTGGTGGCCGCGAAAGTGCGTCCCGGCACCCGTGACCTGAGCCAGCAGCCGGCGCTGACCCGGGACGAGGCCCGGACCGCCGTCGAGGTGGGTATCCAGGTGGCCCGGGACCTGGTCGACGCTGGAGCGGACCTCCTGCTCACCGGGGACATGGGCATCGCGAACACCACCCCGGCCGCCGCGCTGATCGCCGCCTTCACGGGGGCCGCCCCGGCGGCGGTGACCGGCCGGGGCACCGGAGTGGACGACCCGACGTACACCAGGAAGGTCGCGGTGGTGCGGGCCGCGCTGGACCGGCACACCCCGGACCCGACGGACCCGCTCGGCGTACTCGCGGCGGTCGGCGGGCTGGAACACGCGGCGCTGACCGGATTCATCCTCGGCGCGGCGGCCCGACAGCGACCGGTGCTGTTGGACGGCGTCATCGGGGTCTCGGCGGCGCTGGCGGCGGCGGCGTTCGCCCCCGACGCGGTCGGCGCGATGGTCGCCGGACACCGCTCGGTCGAGCCGGGGGCGAGCCTGGGCCTGGCCCGGCTGGGCCTGGAACCGCTGATCGACCTGGGCCTGCGGCTGGGCGAGGGGACCGGGGCGCTGCTCGCCTATCCG is a window of Micromonospora polyrhachis DNA encoding:
- a CDS encoding transglycosylase domain-containing protein gives rise to the protein MKKSPFSAMGRLTPLLRAGLIAGVVVAVAAYPLVAIVGLTTKAGADAIGVKTSALQDSAPAQTTYVYASDNKTLLTAFYEEHRKYTRLEDMSPNIQQAIVASEDSRFYKHNGVDPKGALRAFVANQQAGGVSQGASTLTMQYVRMASRDNAKSPIEVQQATEQTAVRKIREMRLALDLEKQLTKQEILERYLNSAYFGHRAYGIYAASEIFFSKTPKELTPVEAATLAGLVKSPSEYDPASSDQKAATDRRNYVISRMRDMGYLSPDAAATAQAEPIRLKLTDPPNDCTALPKKYNSWGFFCDYLKNWWSAQPAFGDNPLERIDKLRRGGYRIVTSIDPKIQEIADQQIQSREAIGSPFAHGLVVIEPGSGRVKAMSVNRNYSLDLSENAPHSNPALRERMKGNYPNTVAPLLGGGTVPGYQAGSTFKMFTMLAALDAGMPLSTSFNSPHRFTTIYPDGSGGPTDCGGFWCPSNASGAMTGTHAMWSGFGKSVNTYFVQLEQKVGADQAVRLAERLGLRWRTEVDRRQASIDRAKMWGAFTLGVSDATPLEMANAYAAIAADGQYCDALPVLSITNPNGSPAMYKTASGLEREAAKPRCRQEVSADAARAATDAARCPTGDTPARGSCGGWSTADSVRGTVGRPVAGKTGTTDSTRSAWFVGYTPELAAASFIADPDNPFNAVGDGQSNKPVDSVAFTLKDALKDKPVRQFTPPSDAIVR
- the cobC gene encoding Rv2231c family pyridoxal phosphate-dependent protein CobC, which translates into the protein MYAQPYPPPTAATIDEDPDQREDRGQGEDPGQREDPGQREDPGQREDPGQREDPGRHEDLGHHGDVEVVPGLVDLAVNVRRGPMPEWLREPITAALDELAAYPDPAPTRAAVAARHRRPADEVLLTSGAAEGFVLLAQALRGARRPVVVHPQFTEPEAALRAAGHRVERVLLPAETGFRLDPTLVPADADLVFVGNPTNPTSVLHPAEVLTALARPGRVLVVDEAFADTTIAPGVPGEPESLATRRDVPGLVVVRSLTKTWGLAGLRIGYLLGPAQLLARLAAVQPLWAVSTPALAAATACATPHAVAAEREIATRLAEDRAHLVARLTALSGVQVAGTPASAFVLVRLAGATAVRLALREHGYAVRRGDTFPGLGPDWLRVAVRDTATTDAFVDALANILEV
- the cobT gene encoding nicotinate-nucleotide--dimethylbenzimidazole phosphoribosyltransferase, with the protein product MLTTTLAAIRPLDEEAMASARALHGRLTKPAGSLGALEELSVRLAGLAGSCPPPLPESAAVAVFAGDHGVHAQGVTPWPQEVTAQMVGNFLAGGAVVNAFARQMGASVTVVDVGVAGVLPELDHRDLVAAKVRPGTRDLSQQPALTRDEARTAVEVGIQVARDLVDAGADLLLTGDMGIANTTPAAALIAAFTGAAPAAVTGRGTGVDDPTYTRKVAVVRAALDRHTPDPTDPLGVLAAVGGLEHAALTGFILGAAARQRPVLLDGVIGVSAALAAAAFAPDAVGAMVAGHRSVEPGASLGLARLGLEPLIDLGLRLGEGTGALLAYPVVASAVRVLHEVATFDSAGVSEK